The proteins below are encoded in one region of Mauremys reevesii isolate NIE-2019 linkage group 15, ASM1616193v1, whole genome shotgun sequence:
- the LOC120383431 gene encoding urotensin-2 receptor-like, which yields MSVNEELASRFSATTTMAMEASEGSPFRISPNISYNATWDNAPAASSMEDMIATCTIGTILSIMCVIGVTGNVYTLVVMCHYLRYSASMYIYIINLALADLLYLLTIPFIVGTYFIQEWYFGDVGCRILFSLDFLTMHASIFTLTVMSTERYFAVLKPLDTVKRSKSYRKAIAIVIWVVSLLLTLPMLIMIQLVQRDRKSICLPTWSKLSYKIYLTILFCTSIVGPGVIIGYLYIRLARTYWVSQTASFKQTKRLPNQKVLYLIFTIVLVFWACFLPFWIWQLLFQYYESFPLSPKAMRNINYLTTCLTYSNSCINPFLYTLLTKNYKEYLKNRQRSFNSSSGYFQRRNRFQRISGRSLSTSSQHCTETYVLTHVPVGNNSA from the coding sequence ATGTCTGTAAATGAAGAGCTAGCGAGCAGGTTTTCAGCAACCACCACGATGGCCATGGAGGCAAGTGAAGGGAGCCCATTTAGAATCAGCCCCAACATTTCCTACAATGCTACCTGGGACAATGCTCCAGCTGCCAGTTCAATGGAGGACATGATAGCCACTTGCACCATCGGGACTATCCTCTCCATTATGTGCGTGATCGGTGTGACGGGCAATGTCTACACCCTGGTGGTTATGTGCCATTACCTGAGATACTCTGCCTCTATGTACATTTACATCATTAACCTTGCCTTGGCAGACCTGCTCTACCTGCTCACCATCCCTTTCATCGTTGGGACATACTTCATCCAGGAATGGTACTTTGGAGACGTCGGCTGCCGCATCTTGTTCAGTCTGGATTTCCTCACCATGCACGCCAGCATCTTCACCCTGACGGTCATGAGCACAGAGCGCTACTTCGCGGTGCTGAAGCCCCTGGACACGGTGAAGAGGTCCAAAAGCTACCGGAAAGCCATTGCCATCGTCATTTGGGTGGTGTCTCTGCTGCTCACGCTCCCAATGCTCATCATGATCCAGCTGGTGCAAAGAGACCGCAAAAGCATCTGCCTGCCCACCTGGAGCAAGCTGTCCTACAAAATCTATCTGACCATCCTCTTCTGTACCAGCATTGTTGGCCCAGGGGTGATCATTGGTTACCTTTACATTAGACTAGCCAGGACCTACTGGGTGTCCCAAACAGCCTCTTTCAAACAGACCAAGCGGCTGCCTAATCAAAAAGTGCTGTATCTAATTTTCACGATAGTGCTGGTCTTCTGGGCTTGCTTCTTGCCCTTCTGGATCTGGCAGCTTCTCTTCCAATATTACGAATCCTTCCCATTGTCCCCTAAAGCCATGAGGAACATTAACTATCTGACAACCTGCCTGACCTACAGCAACAGCTGCATCAACCCTTTCCTCTACACCCTGCTGACCAAAAACTACAAGGAATACTTGAAGAACAGGCAACGCTCTTTCAATAGCAGCAGCGGGTACTTCCAGAGGAGGAATCGATTTCAGAGGATTTCTGGGAGATCCCTTTCCACAAGCAGTCAGCATTGCACAGAGACTTACGTGCTCACTCATGTTCCTGTGGGAAACAACAGTGCCTGA